The genomic segment AGgcgattgacagaaaattaatcggcgACTGTTTTGATACAGGATAGATCCTTTCAGTCACCTTTCAagtgaaaatgccaaacatgGTTTGATGGTTTCAGCCGGTCACATATGAGAAATTGCCACTTTTTCATGTCCTGTGTCGTTATCATGAATCAAACATCTTGTGGTTACGGACCGTTGGTCGGAGACGAAGCAAGACGAGATACAGATAACGGTGCGCTCACGCTGCAGGAAAGGTTCTACCCCGCCTTCCTGCCTGCACTGGATTATGCTGATGCAGTAAAGCTCAGCCATGTTTTGTGGTCCGACCTTTCTAAGCTGTCTGGGACGTGATGTTCAGAACACAGAAACACGTGTCTCAACAAATCCCAGAAGTTTCGCATTTTGCGAGTTCTTGCAAAAAcctatttcctttctttttgtaacCCAGGGGGACACGTCAGTGGAAATGCCCAGTGCTTTGTGACGGACGGTTAACATTGTCTCAGCACCAGTTCCGATTCAGAGCCGTTATTTATCGATCCTGGGACTAAAACTAGTTCTGCCTCAGACTCCGCCACTGGACCGAGCGAGGTTTATGCTGCCGCCTGCCACGACTGTCAGCAGGTGGAGGATTATGGGTAAAAAAGGGCTTGAGGCCGCTGTTTTCCAACAGTCTCAGCTGCGGAGGTTTCGATGACATGCTGTAGTTCTGGTTTGAATTCTTAGACCATGGAGAATGTTTTTTATGAACAACCCTCATGTGTGCAGGTAAATACCAGGCAACGGACAATCAAGGTTTTGTCTGCAATAACAAGATACAGAAAAAACTCCATAGGTTCGATTTTAAAGACACGTTCCAACAGGCCGTTTGCATGAGGCTGTAAGTTAAGAAGCCACTTGCCTGGATCAACTCAATATTTAATTAGGACAATTTAAACCCGCAGACGGGTTCATTCAGCTTTGTGGCGCCCAGTCAGTCCCGTCCGGTCGTTTCGTACATGCGCTGTGCAACGTGGCACACGTAGCGAAGATGCTGCAAATGGACCGTGGCTACGTCTCCACTGAAAGCATGGAGTTTGTCTTCTCCTCCATCGGTTCTCTCAGCTACACCTCCCGGTAGCATCCTCACATCCTTTGAGAAAATGTGAACATGTCTCTTCAGCGTAGCTCTGCCGTTGGTGATTTGAAAcgaaggaaggaaggaaagaggaaacaaaggagCCTATGACTGGCAGCTTGATTCTTTTAACGCGACGCTGAACCTTTGTATTTTCCGCGGAGCCGTTTCAAAGCTGTGTTTTCCCCGCGGCCGTGAGCTTGTGGGGACCTGGTTTTTGTGGGACTGTCGTGTTTGTCTGTTCTGACAGAATCCGTTCTAACGAGATGTGATGCGATGTGTCCCGCAGGCTGCAGCTGATCGACGACCTGTCCTACGAAGACGTGAAGAAGTGCTACAGAGGATCGGTGAGTCCTTCGctcagagacacaaacactcagCAAAACAATGAGAACTGGCCCGAAAATGACGACATGTCAACACTGCTCAGCTCTCACAACACCACACCTACAGATGCATGTGGCTGAtataaaaccacacacacacacacacacacacacacacacagctctgtggTTGTTTTCCAGATGTCCAGAGATGACGACAGGCCAGCAGGAGtcttttcaaatctttttttaagtcTCTGCAGAAGTTTCCGGCGTCTGTCTCGTCTCCATGGGAACATAttcaggggtgtgtgtgtgtgtgtgtgtgtgtgtgtgtgtgtgtgtgtgtgtgtgtgtgtgtgtgtgagaggggcCCGTTCCAGCAGACAGAAACTTACAGGCAACCTTCAAACACCAGCAGTTCAAACGCAGCCGAGTTTACAGATGAAATGGCAGATATGACGCTTTCTGCCCCAAAGACTCGCGCTGACAGTAGAAGGAGACGTGTTAACACGGTCGATTATGTCCTCTGCTGGATTTACAAAGACCATGAAACCTGTGACAGTCCTTTTTTCTCCGTGTCTGAGGAGACCGGGCATGAACGCAGCACAGATGGGGTTTACAGGAGCCACAGCGCCGGTTGTAGCGGGAAGAGACACACGACTTCACCGAGCTGAGACAGCTGCTCTGTACCAGTTCACTAAAAATGAACGAATAAGCCATTAAAAGAATTTTTAGAAAGAATAGTGTTAATGACTTCAAGAGAATTTTGGAGAAATATTGTAGACTGCATTTATTAGACAGCTTTTCAGATGAAGATTTCACATAAAGAAATATAATGACCTCTTAAAATCCAACACCGTGTTGGTTGAATCAGTGGTTTCCATCTTCTTCGCCTTGTGGCTCGGTTGTAAATTACTACGAATCTCTTTGTGCTGTTTGGGTAAATGGTCTCTTTAAGATGgtttaaacaaagacaaaggcTTTAGGGCTTTTGcctgttgttttttccatccaaaaatgggaagaaaaaaaataatgagctcttgtttatgtttatgtctgAAATGTTATTGGATGGGTCTcgattttctgctttatttcccACCTGTCAAAATTCTCAAAAAAGACcatctgtttatttataatgaactttacctgtaaaaaaaagttccttTGGAAGTGAACAAACAACATTTGAAATAATGTATTAAACTGGACTCCTGACCTGAAAAAGTCCAGgttaaaaaactttttcaagACTCCTTTTGTGTCAGAGATTCTAGTTTGACCCAAATGTTGACGGCAGCttcaggagctggagctggagcagcGAGGCGTCGAGCTGCTGCCTCTGATCTCTGTCCTTCTAGTCTCTGTTGTATCAGACAGGAACAGGAAGGCAGGAAGTCACCGTCTGGCTCGCAGAGAATAAAGAGAGACACAGGTGCATGAGGGGAGGGAGGTGTTTACATGATGCAACTTCTGACCCAAATATCAGGATCCGAGACAGTGAGGTAGAGGCTCGGTTCGTAGTGGGATTAAAACAGGTCTGTTAGGGCTGGAagtaacaattatttccattatcgattaatatgcagattattttctcaatcaaccAATTAATGGTTTGGCTtatgaaacagcagaaaaaggtGAACGTGCTCAGCACAGTTTCCTCGAGCTCCAGGTGATGAtaggaaacagaaagaaaaggattcTTCTTTTGTTCGACGTATCAACTAATCGACTCATCGTTGCAGCTGTAAAGTTTATAATTAAGAAGTGATAACTAGAGACAGACTGAAGATGAGTCAGCGCCTGGGAGGTGGCTATAGGTGATGCACTGTGACATTAGTGTTAGTATTATTATACTGTTGCAGTACAGACCACTGTCCTGCTTCCTGTCACCCACATGGTCCCCTAAAAATATTGATCTGTTGTGTCGGGAGGTTCGGGATCAGAGTCCGGCAGCCTCTCCGGTGCAGGTGGACCCAATAAATTTCAGATCCAGCTCTCAACCACCAGCAGCACATAGAAAGTCTGGGTTTGTCATGAGTGGAGATTTTCTTGATTTGCTGATAAAACGTCATGATGCTGTCAAGGGCTGTTAGTGTGATTTGCTATGTCTCAAGGGCATAATTAAAGTTTGACGGTAATGCCGTGGTGTTATTGGACAGATGATAAACACATTGCATTCATTGGCTTAGCAAGAAAATCACATCGAAAAGAAAGGACGCAGCAGCcgctcaaaacaaaaaatcaaatgaaaaaaatcgaTCCATCCGTCCCCGAATTCTGTCAATATTGGTGAAATGAAGTGGGAACATGGAAAATatgttatattaatatatataatatatattatttcccatttttgttttcccttccgTCCCTGGAAGTCTGATGCCCGAACGAGACGGTGTTCTCTGGCTGCTGGGTCGTACAAAACTGCATCATCTGCGTAAAAATGGACGCAGATGCACCGATTTGggagaaaaaatgttatttttgtgtaacGTAAACAGTAATGGGCCAAGAACAGACCCCTGCGGCGCCCCAGCAACAACGGTCCGAGTTACCTGTTACTGTGATATTCAAATCCGTTATTAATATTGATTAGAACAATATCTCCCGGGGCTAAACTTCAGGTACATCCGGATACCTGATTATTGATTAGAGAAACATAAACAGCTGAATCTGTGATTATCTGTGATCGATTGTGTTCCTCCTCCTTTCCACAGACCGTCAGCAAGTACAACTCTCAGTACCACAAACTGTTCCAGACCGTCCCCAAAGAGGAGATCCTGATGAAAGGTACTGACTGTCCGTCCCGTCCCAACTCAGTCTGTATTTAACCTGGGTCAGCTCATGTCTACGATGCGTGTTTTTGCCAgttaaagaaacacatttttatgatatttgTTTCCAGCTCCCGATGAAAGCATTTGTTCGGAGAAGCAGTAAAAgttgactgtgtctgtctgtctgatgcACCCGTCTCCCTtgtcctccttgtcctcctcctcctccttttcttctgcaGTGTATTCTTGTGCGTTGTTGAGAGACATCCTGCTGCAGGGACGACTCTACATCTCCAGAAACTGGCTGTGTTTCTACGCAAACCTGTTTGGTAAAGACATCAAGGTGAGTGAAGACGCTCTCAGTCCCGTTCAAGCTCCTGTCCCATTAAGTCTCTGTCCACACTAAACCGGATGAATATGAAAACCGGTTTTTCCTCGCTGTGTTGGCCACTATCCACACCAGACCGGCATTTTtcgcatttaaaaaaaatcatttccgAACCggacaaagctgaaaacacgAGTCTCCTGTCCAGCTTAAGTCAACTCTCTGCTTCATTTTCCTGGTTTTTTTTACTACTGCCTGCTGTATTTAAGCCAAACTTCCCCTCGGGGACATTAAAGCCGTACTCGTTAATTTTTGTCATGGACAGCAGGTGAGCACAGATCGAATGTTCAGCACACAGACGACGTTGTCCCACTCCTAACCCGAGGGCTGTGGTGGACAATTTAGGTGTTTGTCAACcaacagatgagaaaaaagacattttgctcttttcttattttccgTTTCTTGTTTTTGCGTTTAAATGAGGATGGAGAACATTTCATAAacagtctgaaaacacagatgCTCGGCTTTAGAGTGGACCTGACCCCGATCGTTACACACAGTATGAAAGcgataagaaaagaaataatggGCTAATAAAAAGTctgcaggtcaaaggtcaccgtGGTAGGGTTGAGCTATGACACCGCTGTTTAATCCTACTTAAGTTCTGCTTTAatttagtttggtttgttttagttGAGCTTAGCTGAACTGGATTCAGTGGTTTTAGCTTCATGTGGTTCTGTTAGTTTTTCAATTATCGTGTTTTCTTAATTTAGCTTTGATCATAACTTCCAGCTCTGCTTTATTTTTGCGTTTAACGTAGTTTCACGTTTAATTTTATCGCATCAGCTTAGTTTAACTTATCTAGAATATCAGCATTTATGTTTTGCCAGCTTCTCTCTACATACAACAAGCTGCATATTCACAAAGTTTAGCTCTTCTAGTGCAGCAGGTCACTTAACATACAGTTAATTGATTGtacataatttaatttcatatattttacaaCAAGCTCTATAATAGTTTATTTTAGTTGTAACAATATATGATTTACTTAATACGCAAAACCGAGTTAAAGAAGTTTagtgaaactgtttttgttttatttataatgcaaatacatgatacacacaaacattggtTTTGTGAAAGAAAAGCCTGACTCTGTTTCTCAGATCCTTCACAATAAAACGTCAGAAAGAGCAGACCAGTCAGTCCCTCTGGGGCGTTTACAGATGAACAAGTTGCCAGTTTCAGTTGTTCAACTTCATTCtcacaacacacagaaagagtTCGTGGCAGTTTCACGTGTTCGGCTCGGTTCAGTTCAGCGTGAGTTGGTAAGAGGATATTTATCTAAGCTTCCTATAAACACTGGgggaaaaattacaaaataaaactccCACGCTCTTAAACCTGGTTTTCGTTCCATGTAGAAACTTAGGAACTTCACCTCGTGTGTTCATGTCCTTAAAGCGGTGTCATTTAGTCATCAGCATCATGAGATCATTACGGTAGATGCGTGACCCCCACATGACTCCGCTGACTCAGCCTGCGTGTCCCCGTTCGAGACAGAGTCCAGGTCAAAGGTCGAGTCAGTGAGATTAAAGCTCAGCACGCTGTGGAACGGCGGTGCTCTCGCTCCGACTCCATGCGCGTAATGTGAAATTTCCAAATTCCTCTCTTCCGTACCTGCAGGTTTGTATTCCAGTGGTGTCGGTCCGGCTGGTGAAGAAGCACAAGACTGCCGGTCTGGTGCCGAACGGCCTGGCCATCACCATGGACACCGGACAGAAGGTACCGGACTAGCACACAGCAGAGCCACCGCAGAATAGAACAGACAAACTCTACGTACGCGTGGCAGCGCCTGCTTTTAATGAGTCCCAGAATAAAGAGCAGCTCACACAGGCCCCAACTTCCTTTTAGAAAAGGACGAAGATCTTCCCTCTATATTCCGATGTCTGACAGCTTCACTTCAGACTGCAGGTCTACGGACTGGGCAGTGGCCCTGTGAGGCCGTAACAGTTGAGGTCGACGATTATTCCGTCATTAGCTTTAGAGAACGTCTGAACCACATCTCATCACAATCAGCCCCTGTGGTTGAGTTTGTTTTGATCAGTTCTTTGATCaattgtaaacattttgttgtgACTAAACCGTAAAGTGACCTGCTTCTTGTCCCTCTGTctgcagtatgtgtttgtgtccctgCTGTCCAGAGACAATGTCTATGACGTCCTCAGGAGGATCTGCACCCACCTGCAGGTTGGCGGTCCATAATTCCCATTTCTCTCAGAGAGAATCCCGGTCATTCCGGTCTCCTGCTGATCTGACCTCCTGTCggactgtgtctctgtctgtaggTGAACGGGAAGAGTCTGAGCCTGAAGCAGTACCTGGAGGAGCCCAGCTCTCTGTCTATGGTAATGCAATATTCGTCTATTCACAGAAAGGTGATCTTGTCCGTCAGAGACGTCggcctgtcagtcagtcaatccATCGAACTTTACTGGTAGAGCACCTGTGGTCTAGGTCAGAGCTTCACAGACGACTGACCGGATGAAGACAGTACGGACGTGAACAGTAACAGTCTGAGACGAATGGACACGAGAAATgaaaatcataataatcatttaaaCAAATCACCACAATACTGATGACGGGGAACGGAACATTTTAAAACACGAATACAGTAAGAAAGATAAAGAATAAAACTCTGAATAACATCGGCAGATCCTCAGACTTCATCAGCTCGGAGCGTAAAAACTTTCTGTCACACCAGTTTCAGGTGACTCAGTTGCCAACTTACCTTCATACAAACCCGGAGCAGGTGCAGGTTTACATTTGGTGAGGACAGAAATAATGACGCGGTTGCAGGTAACTGAGGTGTCATCTgttcttcctttaaaaaaaaccccaaatataaGGAGCAGGTACTTCACAACTGCAGAAACTAACCCCTCCTCCGTTCCCTCTCTCTATTAGCACCAAACTGCGTCGGCCTTTCTGGAAACATCTGGTTCATCAACAGATGAAGACCAGGAAGTTCTCAGGGAATTTTCCAGGAAAAGAGCTGCGTTACCTAAAGTGTCTAAACACAAGCCGCCATAAAAGCCCTTcacctaaataaaacaaagtctcAGTTTGATGtggcaaaatgtttatttaaatcagaaacGATCTGATCCAAGGATGAGGACAGAAGACATTTGATGCCACCTCTTTGTATTTCACAGTGAGGATTAATCGATTAACccataatcagttaatcaatcaGCATCTACTCTGACAATCAATTCATGAttttcagttggtttttttttaagcaaaaatgtcaaataatccgttttgcagcttctcaaacgtgcgaatttgctgcttttcttcgtcGTGACAGTAAATTGATcatctttgggtttcggacGGGAAAACCTTCTTCAGgctctttattattattatactgatCATAGTGGACATTTTTAggtattttctcacattttaccCAGAAAATCATCAACTAATGAATCGATAATTAAAATAAGCAGCATCCCTGACAGCTTTCCATTCTCTGTGCCTGGGGACACATTTTGCTTCATACCAAGAAAGTACAGAAAACGTTATACACCCAGGCGTAACCTCCGAACACACACTGACTaatgaagagagaagagaaacgTGTCCCAGTGATGAAGGAAAAACGAAGAGCGTCGTTCAAAACGATGAAGGAGACGACGAGCCGACCCCTCAGTGGGACGAAGAAACCCGCCGCGTTAGATACGAGCCGCCGCTCAGTGAAAACAGGCCTGGCGGGAAACCAGAGGCTGTTGATCTGGTCCAGAGGTGACCCTCTGTGACCCCTTCACGGTCCCTGGATAAGAGGCTTTCCCCGCGCGTAATTactgagctgaaaaaaagtgttaaaaacgATGAGGAGAGTGTTGACGTGCAGccggtggaagaagtactcgcATCCTGTACTTAAAGGTAAAGGTACCTATAAATACACTGATATtccatcacaagtaaaagtcctgcatgtaGCTCTGTACTGGTAGgatgggaaccactggtttcttctttaaaaactcaTTGGCTTTTgtaagttgtgtttttatgtgaaatcaGTAACTCAGATCAGTGTAGAGCAGTAGAAAGTACAACGCTTCCCTCTGAATAACAAcagaatgaaatggaaatactcaagtataAGTACCggcacttgagtaaatgtacttgatTACTTTCCGCCACTGAGCCACACGCTGTTGAGTTGTCCCAGTTTGGTGTTGGTTTCCATTTTGTACTCCGGGGCCCAACTGCACTCTTCATTTAATGGCTGGTCTGCCCCAGAACCTTCGCTTGAATGATCCTCCCGTTCTCCTTCCGGGGAAATCGGTGGGGAAGTTTGCGTTTGTATAACAGAGGAGATTGGTTTTGTGCAGCTTCATATCAGGGTCTGTTGAGGGTGAACTGTTCCTTGAACGCATCGCTTACAGTAAACATCTGACCAAGGCACAAACTGGTGacatttgatgtgtttttaagattCGCTGAAAGATCTTTGACAGAGCACCTGAAGGCAGCAGCATCATGTCCCTCCCAACGCCGTCCATCATCAGTCCAACTTTCTCTCCAGGACATCAATCCGTCTCTCTGctgtcctgtctctctgtctctctgtcaggaCGAGTATCCGGAGGTGctgaagtggaggaggaaacCGTCGCTCCCCGCCGTCTCCTCGTCCCTCCCGGACCTGCTGGGAAACTCCTCCCCCAGCCTCGCCGCCGACACGCCCTTCGGCGCGCACACGCTCACCGGTAGGCCCGCCCCCGCGTCAATCGAGAGTCACAGGAAACCCCTAGAGGTACAGATGGGGAGACACTAAACTGGGTCCTTTTGTCTGTGTAGACAGCGGTCTGAAGACAGAGAAGATCCTGCTGACAGAACCAGTACCTGAACTGGGTCACATGGAGTACCAGCTGCTGAAACTCTTCATCCTGCTGTGAGTTCCAAAAAATATCCAAACATAGCCAGAGGATCTAAAAACCAAACACCCCGAAAACGCAAACTACACCCAACAAAGGTTTACAAGACTAAgttccaaaaatattcaattttttcaccAGAATCCTGCCTCGTCTGAATAAAGATAAATATCATCTTTTGAGGCTTTGGCGGATCCAGGCAAAACATCCAGAACACAACCCGAAACACAGAAACCAGGCAGAGAAAACTAGGGCGGAGCGTTAGGGCCAcgctgaggggagagagagaccgagGTCGTAATGTCACAAGAATCAGACTGAAGCTTCGGGGAAATGCGGTGCTTCGTTAGTTGTGAAACTTCACAACAGGCTCCACGTTCCTCATTTTAACGCAGGCGGCTCCTCTGAAATGTTCTCGTAACCTCAGAATTTCTTTTCCTGTGTGGCGCAAATACTCTGCAGCGTCAGTAGAAGGATTTGTCTTAACCCGAGCAGCACTATTAGCAGTATGACACAGTCTGAGGTGTGTTTAGAGTCCTCTCTATTTTATTGCTGGTCCGTGCCGCCCCCTGCTGGTTCGGTGTTCTATGTGCAGCGTGTTCATACAACCGCATGCGATGGAAAACAGCAACCGCAGCTTCAGTTCACTCGCATCAAaacttttctccctctcacttcCGTCCAGTAGATTCTCTCTAGTTTAAAAATCTCCGTCTGAcattatttctgcctccagcaGAGTAGAGGAGAAGGGAGCTCGGGTTGTGCTGCTCGCGATGTTGAAAGACTAGGTCACACTTTCCACTAGTAGTAGtaaaagtatcacagtaaaagtacttcatgtagttccagtatcacagtaaaagtacctcctgtagttccagtatcccagtaaaagtacttcctgtagttccagtatcccagtaaaagtacctcctgtagttccagtatcacagtaaaagtacctcatgtagttccagtatcacagtaaaagtacctcctgtagttccagtatcccagtaaaagtacttcctgtagtcccagtatcacagtaaaagtacttcctgtagtcccagtatcactgtaaaagtacttcctgtagtcccagtatcacagtaaaagtacttcctgtagttccagtatcccagtaaaagtacttcctgtagtcccagtatcacagtaaaagtacttcctgtagtcccagtatcactgtaaaagtacttcattgtgcagggacctgtctcctgtgactggtctctgattctctctgacgtgaTCAGGTCtttgatcctgagtcacggaggccTCGGCGGCGTTTTACCGGTGGAGCCGCTTTTAGTTTAGTCCACcggttcccaacccgggggtcgggcccctccggAGGGTCGCCGGGTGAACCCGAGGGGTCGATTACAAttaagccaaaaaggttggaaaccactggtttaatttttaacaatgtgctgtgttttatgtcAAGTCTTAATCTGACACATAAGTGGTAGGtacagctgtaaaacaaatgtagtggagtagaagtataaagtagcagaaaaaggaaatacttaAGTGAACCTCAAAAGTACTGTAAGTAACTGAGTACTgtagtaaaagtacttagttactttccacagCTGGTAAATTCTCAATAATTCACTATGAAGTTTCCTGGAAACCACCTCATAATTCAGCACTAGTCACAGGTAAAACAGAGGCAGTGTAATGCAGGTAGACTTGAAGTTAAATGACAAACTGTCCTGATCTGGAATCTTTAGTCGGTGCAGAGTGGGTCGTCTGATCAGGCTTAAACACAGTTGTCAGTGGTAAATGAATGAGGGCTCATGTTTACTGGGGGTTAAATGGAGTAATTCCTTCAAGGAATTTCCTCTTGAATCAAAAATTGCTTCTGAACTCAACACAAAGAACTAAACTAACGTTCCAGGAAAAATCGATCGGACATAGTAGATGAGTAAAGTAGAGCAGAAGCATTTTCTCTGTTGCTCAGATCATTAAAATCACTTAAACTACTTTTACTGAAGGAATAGTTCCTATGAAAaccgagcagcagcaggaatgtTGGTGACAGACGCTGAAACTCCAACTCTCTGTCTCAAAAACATGGTTTTCTTTTACTCTGCCGACCCTGAGCCTGTAAatcatcacacacagacacacgatGAAGCTAAAACGCTCGTGTGCTGCAGGGACCGGAGCTGTCCACTGATATAAAGTACAGATTAAAGGGCACGAGACTTGAAAGCTTCACTCTCTGCTCTATTGCCAAAGTGTGTCACGCAGTTATTCCGTGTGGGCGTCGTTTTAATTAGTGTGCATCCCCGTT from the Xiphias gladius isolate SHS-SW01 ecotype Sanya breed wild chromosome 8, ASM1685928v1, whole genome shotgun sequence genome contains:
- the LOC120793764 gene encoding GRAM domain-containing protein 2A; this encodes MMSENLEHSEDVGVLPPHELEPPREEDGHCPLPFRLQLIDDLSYEDVKKCYRGSTVSKYNSQYHKLFQTVPKEEILMKVYSCALLRDILLQGRLYISRNWLCFYANLFGKDIKVCIPVVSVRLVKKHKTAGLVPNGLAITMDTGQKYVFVSLLSRDNVYDVLRRICTHLQVNGKSLSLKQYLEEPSSLSMDEYPEVLKWRRKPSLPAVSSSLPDLLGNSSPSLAADTPFGAHTLTDSGLKTEKILLTEPVPELGHMEYQLLKLFILLVFLLVLSSCYLAFRVCRLEQQLSFLSSQPTLRERCGEVPCWLANQRTGT